In Porphyrobacter sp. LM 6, one DNA window encodes the following:
- a CDS encoding glycosyltransferase translates to MSGTPAAPLRVLHCHSTFDAGGKEVRAVRLMNAWGGRAQHTIVSAMPQALGARALIDPNVGAHFPADFPSLTGWPTPRRLAGIARAMRGFDLVCTYNWGAMDAVMAHRLFAASFALPPLVHHEDGFNADEADRLKPTRNLYRRAALAGAARVMVPSTGLERTAREVWHVPPSKLERIANGIDTAAFARKPDPSALPIRKGEGEFWVGTLAGLRAVKNLCDLVAAFESLPPEWHLVICGEGPEREAILTEAEALGIAARVHLPGNVDPAGVVGLFDMFALSSQSEQFPLSVVEAMAAGLPVAAPDVGDIRAMLAEPNRALITPRGDVAALGEILARLAADPALRASLGTANRERARAEYDFAAMQARYHAVYAAAAGRDF, encoded by the coding sequence ATGAGCGGAACGCCCGCCGCTCCCTTGCGCGTCCTCCATTGTCATTCGACCTTCGATGCCGGGGGCAAGGAGGTGCGCGCGGTCCGGCTGATGAACGCCTGGGGCGGGCGGGCGCAGCACACCATCGTCTCGGCCATGCCGCAGGCGTTGGGAGCGCGGGCGCTGATCGACCCCAATGTGGGCGCGCACTTCCCTGCCGATTTCCCCTCGCTCACCGGCTGGCCGACGCCCCGCAGGCTGGCGGGAATCGCGCGGGCTATGCGCGGGTTTGACCTCGTGTGCACCTACAACTGGGGCGCGATGGATGCGGTGATGGCCCACCGCCTGTTCGCCGCGAGCTTCGCCCTGCCGCCGCTGGTGCATCACGAAGACGGCTTCAACGCCGACGAGGCCGACCGCCTCAAGCCCACCCGCAACCTCTACCGCCGTGCAGCGCTGGCCGGAGCGGCGCGGGTGATGGTGCCTTCGACCGGACTGGAGCGCACCGCGCGCGAGGTCTGGCACGTGCCGCCGTCGAAACTCGAACGGATCGCCAACGGGATCGATACCGCCGCCTTCGCCCGCAAGCCCGATCCCTCGGCCCTTCCGATCAGGAAGGGGGAGGGTGAATTCTGGGTCGGCACGCTGGCGGGCCTGCGCGCGGTCAAGAACCTGTGCGATCTGGTCGCGGCGTTCGAGAGCCTGCCGCCCGAATGGCACCTCGTCATCTGCGGCGAAGGGCCGGAGCGCGAGGCGATCCTGACCGAGGCCGAAGCACTCGGCATCGCCGCTCGCGTCCATCTGCCTGGCAATGTTGATCCGGCGGGTGTCGTCGGCCTGTTCGATATGTTTGCGCTGTCGAGCCAATCGGAACAGTTCCCGCTGTCCGTGGTCGAGGCGATGGCGGCGGGGCTTCCCGTGGCCGCGCCCGATGTCGGCGATATCCGCGCGATGCTGGCCGAGCCCAACCGCGCGCTCATAACTCCGCGCGGCGATGTTGCGGCGCTGGGCGAAATCCTCGCCCGCCTTGCCGCCGATCCCGCCTTGCGGGCATCGCTCGGCACCGCCAACCGCGAACGGGCGCGCGCGGAATATGATTTCGCCGCGATGCAGGCGCGCTACCATGCCGTCTATGCGGCTGCGGCAGGGCGCGACTTCTGA
- a CDS encoding tetratricopeptide repeat protein yields the protein MARIPTPPAGTPAPSHEDEVLIREIDEAVREDALFGFLKNHGVKLFGGIMLLVAGLGGYLVWDHYREADLEKQGETLISALDAADQRDFKTASEKVAPLLADGSSAGARAAARFVQAAAALEEGDTAKGIALYKAIAADADTPPALRDLARVRAVSAGYDTMKPAAVIAELGPLAKPGNPYFGSAAEMVAMAHLENGNRAEAGRLFAAIAKDENLPETLRSRSRQMAGLMGVDAVVDVEKLLKDEGVETASGNDGAAGAAAAAGAAE from the coding sequence ATGGCGCGCATTCCCACCCCTCCCGCCGGCACTCCGGCCCCATCGCACGAGGACGAGGTTCTGATCCGTGAGATCGACGAGGCGGTGCGCGAGGATGCGCTGTTCGGCTTCCTCAAGAACCACGGGGTCAAGCTGTTTGGCGGCATCATGCTGCTGGTCGCCGGCTTGGGCGGCTATCTGGTGTGGGATCACTACCGCGAAGCCGATCTGGAAAAGCAGGGCGAAACCCTGATTTCGGCGCTCGATGCGGCCGACCAGCGGGATTTCAAGACCGCGAGCGAGAAGGTTGCGCCGCTGCTGGCCGATGGTTCGTCCGCCGGTGCGCGGGCTGCTGCGCGCTTTGTGCAGGCTGCGGCTGCGCTGGAAGAGGGCGATACGGCCAAGGGCATCGCGCTCTACAAGGCGATTGCCGCCGATGCCGATACGCCGCCCGCGCTGCGCGATCTGGCCCGCGTGCGCGCTGTGAGCGCCGGGTATGACACGATGAAGCCCGCCGCCGTGATCGCCGAGCTTGGCCCGCTCGCCAAGCCGGGCAATCCCTATTTCGGCAGCGCTGCGGAAATGGTGGCAATGGCGCACCTCGAAAACGGCAACCGCGCCGAAGCCGGGCGCCTGTTCGCCGCAATCGCGAAGGACGAGAATCTGCCCGAAACGCTGCGTTCGCGCAGCCGCCAGATGGCGGGTCTGATGGGCGTTGATGCGGTGGTCGATGTCGAGAAACTGCTGAAGGACGAAGGGGTGGAAACCGCTTCGGGCAATGACGGGGCGGCCGGAGCCGCTGCGGCGGCTGGCGCTGCCGAGTAA
- a CDS encoding PQQ-binding-like beta-propeller repeat protein gives MKLARAALLAGIMAAGLTGCKGGLFGGGDDKTTPTIGNRLPILSRIESGAEVDPALAAITVVLPPARTNTEWAQPGGSASKSYGHLSLAENPAKVWTAQVAGSSNRMRLAASPVVGSDKLFAEGTDGVIVAFDKNTGERLWSRDDEEMTKDQTPSAFGGGVSYEAGKLYATNGVGEVKALNADTGEVLWKVKPAGPLRGSPTIAFGQIFVMTQDNQLISLNMNDGSLVWDESGSTTQSGVFGVAAPAAGQGTIVAGYSSGELSAYRYENGRTLWSDALARTNISTTVGTITDIDADPIIDSGRVYALGQGGRMAAYELITGQRIWELNLAGISTPAIAGEWIFTLTDDARLLAIARSSGRVRWITQLQRYKDEEDKKGPIFWTGPVLAGGQLWVASSRGEVWRVSAGEGSAQMFADIGQPVSLAPVVADGMLYLLDDSGTIHAWK, from the coding sequence ATGAAACTTGCGCGCGCTGCCCTGTTGGCGGGCATCATGGCGGCGGGCCTGACGGGCTGCAAAGGCGGCCTGTTCGGCGGCGGGGACGATAAGACCACGCCGACCATCGGCAATCGCCTGCCGATCCTCTCGCGCATCGAAAGCGGGGCCGAGGTCGATCCGGCGCTGGCTGCAATCACCGTGGTGTTGCCGCCCGCGCGCACCAACACCGAATGGGCACAGCCCGGCGGTTCGGCCAGCAAGTCCTACGGCCACCTGTCGCTGGCGGAAAACCCGGCCAAGGTGTGGACCGCGCAGGTCGCCGGGTCGAGCAACCGGATGCGGCTTGCCGCCTCGCCTGTGGTGGGCAGCGACAAGCTGTTCGCCGAGGGCACCGACGGGGTGATTGTCGCTTTCGACAAGAACACGGGCGAGCGGCTGTGGTCGCGTGACGATGAGGAAATGACCAAGGATCAGACCCCGTCCGCGTTCGGCGGCGGTGTCAGCTATGAAGCGGGCAAGCTCTACGCCACCAACGGCGTGGGCGAGGTCAAGGCGCTCAACGCCGATACGGGCGAAGTGCTGTGGAAGGTCAAGCCGGCCGGCCCGCTGCGCGGTTCGCCGACCATCGCCTTCGGCCAGATCTTCGTAATGACGCAGGACAACCAGCTGATTTCGCTCAACATGAACGATGGATCGCTGGTGTGGGACGAATCCGGGTCGACGACCCAGTCGGGCGTGTTCGGCGTGGCTGCGCCCGCTGCGGGTCAGGGCACGATCGTTGCGGGCTATTCCAGTGGCGAGCTGTCGGCCTATCGCTATGAAAACGGCCGCACGCTTTGGTCGGACGCGCTGGCGCGCACCAACATTTCGACCACGGTCGGCACGATCACCGATATCGATGCCGATCCGATCATCGATTCCGGCCGCGTCTATGCGCTCGGGCAGGGCGGGCGCATGGCCGCCTATGAACTGATCACCGGCCAGCGTATCTGGGAATTGAATCTCGCGGGCATCTCCACGCCGGCGATTGCGGGCGAATGGATTTTCACCCTGACCGATGACGCGCGCCTGCTGGCGATTGCCCGGTCGAGCGGTCGGGTGCGCTGGATCACCCAGCTGCAGCGCTACAAGGACGAAGAAGACAAGAAGGGCCCGATCTTTTGGACCGGCCCGGTGCTCGCCGGCGGCCAGCTGTGGGTGGCAAGCTCGCGCGGCGAGGTGTGGCGGGTGAGCGCGGGCGAAGGCTCGGCGCAGATGTTCGCCGATATCGGCCAGCCGGTCAGCCTCGCGCCGGTGGTGGCTGACGGGATGCTCTACCTGTTGGATGACAGCGGCACGATCCACGCCTGGAAGTGA
- a CDS encoding methyltransferase family protein, producing MMSALRPDDPTVPAAPPQSDVSAGVGLVGLAGLLVWIAVCRSYPAIADALGLGGPLSGERGVLSGPYAALAGLLFCAVPMAVWSVLVDKVHLRPSTGIDWQLKRPPAEAMPISVVKLVGLWATWALLAAFYGLARWYWNGAYEFAMEVLAAALVPMVVLSIPYVIWLDRHLVEPRDGTWHFGACLLGLGVIGRETWDAAPIAKHWRAWAIKGFFGAFMISILPPGFAQVVSADPAQFLGNPVQFAMLLVTALFLIDVMIGTVGYLFTLRPLDAHIRSGNPLLAGWLAALMCYPPFVLGIIGPNDQVLSYEIATPGWAHWFAGSEILLWAWGGLLVFLTGIYAWATVAFGIRFSNLTYRGVLTNGPYRFTRHPAYLSKNLFWWASVLPFLVTSGSMLDGLRNCVCLLIVNAIYYWRARTEEAHLLAEDPKYRAYHAWMEVHGPITAPLVRLRRMISRHPATRPEEAHPFPAE from the coding sequence ATGATGTCCGCCTTGCGCCCTGATGATCCAACCGTGCCTGCCGCACCGCCCCAGAGCGATGTTTCGGCGGGGGTCGGTCTGGTCGGTCTGGCGGGGCTGCTGGTATGGATTGCCGTGTGCCGATCCTACCCTGCCATCGCCGATGCTTTGGGATTGGGCGGGCCGCTCTCAGGTGAGCGCGGGGTGCTGTCCGGGCCTTACGCGGCGCTGGCGGGGCTGCTGTTCTGTGCTGTGCCGATGGCGGTCTGGTCGGTGTTGGTGGACAAGGTGCATCTGCGCCCTTCGACCGGGATCGACTGGCAGCTGAAACGCCCCCCGGCCGAAGCGATGCCGATCTCGGTGGTCAAGCTGGTGGGTCTATGGGCCACATGGGCGCTGCTCGCCGCCTTCTATGGCCTTGCCCGCTGGTACTGGAACGGGGCCTACGAATTCGCGATGGAGGTGCTCGCCGCGGCGCTGGTGCCGATGGTAGTGCTTTCGATTCCTTACGTAATCTGGCTCGATCGCCACCTTGTCGAACCGCGCGACGGGACGTGGCATTTCGGCGCCTGCCTGCTCGGGCTGGGCGTGATCGGGCGCGAGACATGGGATGCCGCGCCAATCGCGAAGCACTGGCGCGCCTGGGCGATCAAGGGCTTTTTCGGGGCCTTCATGATCTCGATCCTGCCCCCAGGGTTTGCCCAGGTGGTCTCCGCAGACCCCGCGCAATTCCTTGGAAATCCTGTGCAATTTGCGATGCTTCTGGTGACGGCGCTGTTCCTGATCGACGTGATGATCGGCACGGTGGGCTACCTTTTCACCCTGCGTCCGCTCGACGCGCACATCCGCTCGGGCAACCCGCTGCTCGCCGGATGGCTGGCGGCGCTGATGTGCTATCCGCCCTTCGTGCTCGGCATCATTGGCCCCAATGATCAGGTGCTGAGCTATGAAATCGCCACCCCCGGCTGGGCGCACTGGTTCGCCGGGAGCGAGATCCTGCTGTGGGCGTGGGGCGGACTTCTGGTCTTTCTTACAGGCATTTACGCCTGGGCAACGGTGGCTTTCGGGATCCGCTTTTCCAATCTGACCTACCGCGGGGTGCTGACAAACGGCCCCTACCGCTTCACCCGCCATCCCGCCTATCTGTCGAAGAACCTGTTCTGGTGGGCCTCGGTGTTGCCCTTCCTGGTGACCTCGGGATCAATGCTAGATGGGTTGCGTAACTGCGTCTGCCTGCTGATCGTCAACGCGATCTACTACTGGCGCGCGCGCACCGAAGAAGCGCACCTGCTCGCCGAGGACCCCAAATACCGCGCCTATCACGCGTGGATGGAAGTCCACGGCCCGATCACCGCGCCGCTCGTGAGGCTGCGGCGGATGATTTCCCGCCATCCCGCAACCCGCCCGGAAGAGGCGCACCCCTTCCCGGCGGAGTAG
- a CDS encoding putative quinol monooxygenase: MLIVLAKAQVSADGLAAAKAAIADMVVASNAEDGCIAYAFTQDLGDPTIIHIVEKWQDEAALAAHFATPHMAAFGAAIAGLDFKVMEAVKYHADDGAPVM, from the coding sequence ATGCTGATCGTATTGGCCAAGGCGCAGGTGAGCGCCGACGGACTGGCAGCGGCAAAGGCGGCGATTGCCGACATGGTGGTGGCATCCAACGCGGAGGACGGCTGCATCGCCTATGCCTTCACGCAGGACCTTGGCGACCCGACGATCATCCACATCGTCGAGAAGTGGCAGGATGAAGCCGCGCTCGCCGCGCACTTTGCCACGCCGCATATGGCCGCCTTTGGCGCAGCGATTGCGGGGCTCGATTTCAAGGTGATGGAAGCGGTGAAGTATCACGCCGATGATGGCGCGCCGGTGATGTAA
- a CDS encoding glutamate--cysteine ligase, translating to MSTREASTADDPIIESFDQLLTPMMRGEKPPADWRIGTEHEKLVFKTADHRAPSYDEPCGIRDLLKGMEQFGWAPVEEGGNVIALKGTDGAVSLEPAGQLELSGAPLENLHQTCAETGRHLAQVKQVGEKCGVGYLGLGMWPDKTRAELPIMPKGRYDIMLRHMPRVGSMGLDMMLRTCTIQVNLDYQSEADMVQKFRVGLALQPLATALFANSPFTEGKPNGFLSYRSHIWSDTDPARTGMLPFVFEDGFGYERWARYMLDVPMYFVFRDGKYIDAAGLSFRDFLDGKLSVLPGERPTQSDWWDHLSTAFPEVRLKSFLEMRGADGGPWSRICALPAFWVGLLYDQGALDAAWDLVKGWTMEEREALRSAAPKMALDAPVPGGHTLRDIAREALKIAHSGLAARARLNAAGDNETGYLDTLDEIVASGKVPAQRLLDAYDGEWNGDITRVYEQSF from the coding sequence ATGAGCACACGCGAAGCCAGCACGGCGGACGATCCGATCATCGAGAGCTTCGACCAGCTACTCACGCCGATGATGCGCGGCGAAAAGCCGCCCGCGGACTGGCGCATCGGCACCGAGCACGAAAAGCTGGTGTTCAAGACCGCCGATCACCGCGCCCCGTCCTATGACGAACCTTGCGGCATCCGCGACCTGCTCAAGGGCATGGAGCAATTCGGTTGGGCTCCGGTCGAGGAAGGCGGAAACGTCATCGCCTTGAAGGGCACGGACGGCGCGGTCAGCCTTGAACCGGCAGGGCAACTCGAACTTTCGGGCGCACCGCTCGAAAACCTGCACCAGACCTGCGCGGAAACCGGGCGGCACCTCGCGCAGGTGAAGCAGGTCGGCGAGAAATGCGGCGTGGGCTATCTCGGCCTCGGCATGTGGCCCGACAAGACGCGGGCCGAGCTGCCGATCATGCCCAAGGGCCGCTACGACATCATGCTGCGCCATATGCCGCGCGTCGGCAGCATGGGCCTCGACATGATGCTGCGGACCTGCACCATTCAGGTGAACCTCGATTACCAGTCCGAAGCGGACATGGTGCAGAAGTTCCGCGTCGGCCTCGCACTGCAACCGCTGGCGACCGCGCTGTTCGCCAATTCGCCCTTTACCGAAGGCAAGCCCAACGGCTTCCTCTCCTACCGCTCGCACATCTGGTCCGATACCGATCCGGCGCGCACGGGGATGCTGCCCTTCGTGTTCGAGGACGGCTTCGGCTATGAGCGCTGGGCGCGATACATGCTTGATGTGCCGATGTATTTCGTCTTCCGGGACGGCAAGTATATCGATGCGGCCGGGCTGTCGTTCCGCGATTTCCTCGACGGAAAGCTCTCGGTTCTGCCGGGTGAGCGCCCGACGCAGAGCGACTGGTGGGATCACCTTTCGACCGCCTTCCCCGAGGTACGGCTCAAGAGCTTCCTCGAAATGCGCGGCGCGGATGGCGGACCGTGGAGCCGGATTTGCGCCCTGCCCGCCTTCTGGGTCGGGCTGCTCTACGATCAGGGCGCGCTCGATGCGGCATGGGATCTGGTCAAGGGCTGGACGATGGAAGAGCGCGAGGCGCTGCGCTCCGCCGCGCCGAAGATGGCGCTCGATGCGCCTGTCCCTGGCGGCCACACCCTGCGCGATATCGCCCGCGAAGCGCTGAAGATCGCCCACAGCGGGCTCGCGGCGCGCGCACGGCTGAATGCGGCGGGCGACAACGAGACCGGCTATCTCGATACGCTCGACGAGATCGTTGCCAGCGGCAAGGTGCCCGCCCAGCGGCTGCTCGATGCCTATGACGGCGAGTGGAACGGGGATATCACCCGCGTCTACGAACAATCATTCTGA
- a CDS encoding 16S rRNA (uracil(1498)-N(3))-methyltransferase → MPATPAWPPKSAPRLFLAEELGEGRMVTIDGAQAHYLGKVMRVREGDAVILCDDVTGEWAARVTEAGKRDVTLEVVQQLRAREAVPDLWLCPALLKKDRFDLILEKATELGVGRIQPVLTRRCVADKLNHERARAITIEAAEQCARTALPALAEPVKLDTLLAGWPEDRALFFADENGGDNAAAAFAAHSGAAAILIGPEGGFDEAERAAIRAHPQARTISLGPRILRGETAAIAALAVWMARAGDW, encoded by the coding sequence ATGCCCGCAACACCCGCATGGCCTCCGAAAAGCGCCCCGCGCCTGTTCCTCGCCGAGGAACTGGGTGAAGGCCGCATGGTCACGATCGATGGAGCGCAGGCGCATTACCTCGGCAAGGTGATGCGGGTGCGCGAAGGCGATGCAGTGATCCTGTGCGACGATGTGACCGGCGAATGGGCCGCGCGCGTGACCGAAGCGGGCAAACGCGACGTCACGCTTGAAGTCGTCCAGCAGCTCCGGGCGCGTGAGGCGGTGCCCGATCTGTGGCTGTGCCCCGCCCTGCTCAAGAAAGACCGTTTCGACCTGATCCTCGAGAAGGCGACCGAACTGGGCGTGGGCCGGATCCAGCCGGTGCTCACCCGTCGCTGCGTCGCCGACAAGCTCAACCACGAACGCGCCCGAGCGATCACCATCGAGGCCGCCGAGCAATGCGCCCGCACCGCGCTCCCGGCACTGGCCGAACCGGTCAAGCTCGATACGCTGCTGGCGGGCTGGCCGGAGGATCGCGCGTTGTTCTTCGCTGACGAGAACGGCGGAGACAATGCCGCCGCCGCCTTCGCCGCCCATTCGGGCGCGGCGGCGATCCTTATCGGCCCCGAAGGCGGGTTCGACGAAGCCGAGCGCGCCGCCATCCGCGCTCACCCGCAGGCACGCACGATCAGCCTCGGCCCGCGTATCCTGCGCGGCGAGACCGCCGCCATCGCCGCGCTCGCCGTTTGGATGGCGCGCGCGGGCGACTGGTAA